A window of the Pseudomonas oryzicola genome harbors these coding sequences:
- a CDS encoding DUF2780 domain-containing protein: MKAFTLATLMTLAASPVFAFNLSDAANAVSAMQNQNSSQQGAVQAPEGQANLLNTLGSELKITPEQAIGGAGAMLGLARNNLSEADYGQLVQAVPGLDLLSGANALGGLSGLGELLGKSSQSPSPLSNALGNVENRSDLDNAFKLLGMDTGMIGQFAPLILQYLGQQGLAGSLLQNLGNLWSTPSATPSV, from the coding sequence ATGAAAGCATTCACCCTGGCAACCCTGATGACCCTGGCCGCAAGCCCGGTGTTCGCCTTCAATTTGAGCGATGCGGCCAATGCTGTGTCGGCGATGCAGAACCAGAATTCGAGCCAGCAGGGCGCGGTACAGGCCCCTGAAGGGCAGGCCAACCTGCTCAATACCCTAGGCAGTGAACTGAAGATTACTCCTGAACAGGCCATTGGTGGCGCCGGGGCCATGCTGGGGCTGGCGCGCAACAACTTGAGCGAGGCCGATTATGGCCAACTGGTCCAGGCAGTGCCGGGCCTGGACCTGCTTTCCGGTGCCAACGCCCTGGGCGGCTTGAGCGGTCTGGGAGAACTGCTCGGCAAGAGCAGCCAAAGCCCATCGCCACTGAGCAATGCGTTGGGCAATGTCGAGAACCGCAGTGACCTGGACAACGCCTTCAAGCTGCTGGGCATGGATACCGGCATGATCGGCCAATTTGCCCCGCTGATCCTTCAGTACCTGGGCCAGCAAGGCCTTGCCGGATCGCTGCTGCAGAACCTGGGCAACCTGTGGTCGACACCATCGGCCACACCATCGGTATGA
- the msrA gene encoding peptide-methionine (S)-S-oxide reductase MsrA yields the protein MVLRSEILVNKNVMPTAEQALPGRETPMSLPEFHHVFKDTPLLGPFFQNVDFAIFGLGCFWGAERRFWQREGVVSTVVGYAGGFTPNPTYEEVCSGLTGHTEVVLVVFDKDKVSYRELLAMFWELHNPTQGMRQGNDIGTQYRSAIYCTSPEQLEQAKASRDAYQAELSKAGFGEITTEIDQAPTVYFAEAYHQQYLAKNPDGYCGIGGTGVCLPPSLQGN from the coding sequence ATGGTCCTGCGTTCGGAAATCCTGGTGAACAAAAACGTCATGCCCACTGCGGAACAGGCCCTGCCTGGCCGTGAAACGCCAATGAGCCTGCCTGAGTTCCATCACGTGTTCAAAGACACGCCGCTGCTCGGCCCGTTCTTCCAGAACGTCGACTTCGCCATCTTCGGCCTGGGTTGCTTCTGGGGCGCCGAACGCCGCTTCTGGCAGCGTGAAGGTGTGGTCAGCACTGTGGTTGGCTATGCCGGTGGCTTCACCCCGAACCCTACCTACGAAGAAGTCTGCTCGGGCCTGACCGGCCACACTGAAGTAGTGCTGGTGGTGTTCGACAAGGACAAGGTCAGCTACCGCGAGCTACTGGCGATGTTCTGGGAGCTGCACAACCCGACCCAGGGCATGCGTCAGGGCAACGACATCGGCACCCAGTACCGTTCGGCCATCTACTGCACCAGCCCGGAACAGCTGGAGCAGGCCAAGGCCAGCCGCGACGCCTACCAGGCCGAGCTGAGCAAAGCCGGTTTCGGTGAAATCACCACCGAGATCGACCAGGCGCCGACCGTCTATTTCGCCGAGGCCTACCACCAGCAGTACCTGGCCAAGAACCCGGACGGCTACTGCGGTATCGGCGGTACCGGCGTGTGCCTGCCACCCAGCCTGCAGGGTAACTGA
- the aceF gene encoding dihydrolipoyllysine-residue acetyltransferase gives MSELIRVPDIGSGEGEIIELFVKVGDRIEADQSLLTLESDKASMEIPAPKAGVIKELKVKLGDRLKEGDELLVLEAEGAAAAAPEAPAAAPAQAAAPAPAAEAAPAPAPAAAPAAASVQDIHVPDIGSSGKAKIIEVLVKVGDTVEADQSLITLESDKASMEIPSPAAGVVEEVLCKLEDEVGTGDLIFKLKVAGAAPAAAPAKAEAAPAAAPAAAAAAPAAAPAPAPAPAPAAAPTPAPVATAPAAGSNAKVHAGPAVRQLAREFGVDLGAVAATGPHGRILKEDVQVYVKAMMQKAKEAPAAAGATGGAGIPPIPAVDFSKFGEVEEVALTRLMQVGAANLHRSWLNVPHVTQFDSADITELEAFRVAQKAVAEKAGVKLTVLPLLLKACAFLLKELPDFNSSLAPSGKAIIRKKYVHIGFAVDTPDGLLVPVIKNVDQKSLLQLAAEAAALAEKARTKKLSADEMQGACFTISSLGHIGGTGFTPIVNAPEVAILGVSKATMQPVWDGKAFQPKLMLPLSLSYDHRVINGAAAARFTKRLGDVLGDIRTMLL, from the coding sequence GTGAGCGAACTCATTCGCGTACCTGACATCGGCAGCGGTGAAGGTGAAATCATCGAGCTGTTCGTCAAGGTCGGTGACCGTATCGAGGCTGACCAGAGCCTGCTGACCCTGGAGTCCGACAAGGCCTCCATGGAAATCCCGGCGCCGAAAGCCGGCGTCATCAAGGAACTGAAGGTCAAGCTGGGCGACCGCCTGAAAGAAGGCGACGAGCTGCTGGTTCTGGAAGCCGAGGGCGCCGCTGCTGCGGCCCCCGAGGCGCCTGCCGCTGCTCCGGCGCAAGCTGCTGCACCGGCTCCGGCCGCTGAAGCCGCCCCAGCTCCTGCTCCGGCCGCAGCCCCGGCTGCTGCCAGCGTGCAGGACATCCACGTGCCGGACATCGGTTCGTCGGGCAAGGCCAAGATCATCGAAGTGCTGGTCAAGGTCGGCGACACCGTCGAAGCTGACCAGTCGCTGATCACCCTGGAGTCCGACAAGGCCTCCATGGAGATCCCGTCGCCAGCCGCTGGCGTGGTCGAAGAAGTACTGTGCAAGCTGGAAGACGAAGTCGGCACTGGCGACCTGATCTTCAAGCTCAAGGTTGCTGGCGCAGCGCCTGCTGCTGCTCCGGCCAAGGCTGAGGCGGCTCCGGCAGCTGCACCGGCGGCTGCCGCAGCTGCCCCTGCTGCTGCACCTGCACCTGCACCTGCACCTGCACCTGCTGCTGCACCTACACCTGCACCGGTTGCCACCGCACCGGCTGCCGGCAGCAACGCCAAGGTTCACGCCGGCCCGGCGGTTCGCCAGCTGGCCCGTGAATTCGGTGTCGACCTGGGCGCCGTTGCTGCCACCGGTCCGCACGGCCGCATCCTGAAGGAAGACGTGCAGGTCTACGTCAAGGCGATGATGCAGAAGGCCAAGGAAGCCCCGGCAGCCGCCGGCGCGACCGGCGGCGCCGGCATCCCGCCGATCCCGGCCGTGGACTTCAGCAAGTTCGGTGAAGTGGAAGAAGTGGCCCTGACCCGCCTGATGCAGGTCGGTGCCGCCAACCTGCACCGCAGCTGGCTGAACGTACCGCACGTCACCCAGTTCGACTCCGCCGACATCACCGAGCTGGAAGCCTTCCGCGTGGCGCAGAAGGCCGTGGCCGAGAAGGCTGGCGTGAAGCTGACCGTACTGCCACTGCTGCTCAAGGCCTGCGCCTTCCTGCTCAAGGAACTGCCGGACTTCAACAGCTCGCTGGCGCCAAGCGGCAAGGCCATCATCCGCAAGAAGTACGTGCACATCGGCTTCGCCGTGGACACCCCGGACGGCCTGCTGGTCCCGGTGATCAAGAACGTCGACCAGAAGAGCCTGCTGCAACTGGCTGCCGAAGCGGCTGCGCTGGCTGAAAAAGCCCGCACCAAGAAGCTGTCGGCCGACGAGATGCAGGGCGCCTGCTTCACCATCTCCAGCCTCGGCCACATTGGCGGCACCGGCTTCACGCCGATCGTCAACGCGCCGGAAGTGGCTATCCTGGGCGTCTCCAAGGCGACCATGCAGCCAGTCTGGGATGGCAAGGCCTTCCAGCCCAAGCTGATGCTGCCGCTGTCGCTGTCCTACGATCACCGAGTGATCAACGGCGCTGCCGCCGCGCGCTTCACCAAGCGCCTGGGCGACGTGCTGGGCGATATCCGCACCATGCTGCTGTAA
- the aceE gene encoding pyruvate dehydrogenase (acetyl-transferring), homodimeric type — translation MQDLDPIETQEWLDALESVLDKEGEDRAHYLMTRMGELATRSGSQLPYAITTPYRNTIPVTHEARMPGDLFMERRIRSMVRWNALAMVMRTNLKDSDLGGHISSFASSATLYDIGFNYFFQAPTEEHGGDLIFFQGHASPGVYARAFMEGRINEEQMNNFRQEVDGNGLSSYPHPWLMPDFWQFPTVSMGLGPIQAIYQARFMKYLEARGFIPAGKQKVWCFMGDGECDEPESLGAIALAGREKLDNLIFVINCNLQRLDGPVRGNGKIIQELEGVFRGGGWNVNKVVWGRFWDPLFAKDTNGALQRRMDEVIDGEYQNYKAKDGAYVREHFFNTPELKAMVEDLSDDEIWKLNRGGHDPYKVYAAYHQAVNHKDQPTVILAKTIKGYGTGAGEAKNTAHNTKKVDVDSLRHFRDRFDIPVKDADLENLPFFKPEEGSAEAKYLAERRAALGGFVPQRRAKSFSVPTPPLETLKAILDGSGDREISTTMAFVRILAQLVKDKEIGQRIVPIIPDEARTFGMEGMFRQLGIYSSVGQLYEPVDKDQVMFYREDKKGQILEEGINEAGAMSSFIAAGTSYSCHNQPMLPFYIFYSMFGFQRIGDLAWAAGDSRTRGFLIGGTAGRTTLNGEGLQHEDGHSHMMAGTIPNCRTYDPTYGYELAVIIQDGMKKMTEEQQDIFYYITVMNESYQQPAMPAGVEEGIIKGMYLLEEDTREAAHHVQLMGSGTILREVREAAKILRDEFNIGADVWSVTSFNELRRDGLAVERANRLKPGQKPQQTYVEQCLNGRKGPVIASTDYMKLFAEQIRQWVPSKEFKVLGTDGYGRSDSRKKLRHFFEVDRHFVVLAALEALADRGEIEPKVVADAIVKFGIDPDKRNPLDC, via the coding sequence ATGCAAGACCTCGATCCAATCGAAACCCAGGAATGGCTGGATGCCCTGGAGTCGGTCCTCGACAAAGAAGGCGAAGACCGCGCTCATTATCTGATGACCCGTATGGGCGAGCTGGCCACCCGTAGTGGCTCCCAGCTGCCATACGCGATCACCACGCCATACCGCAACACCATCCCTGTCACCCACGAAGCACGCATGCCTGGCGACCTGTTCATGGAACGCCGCATTCGCTCGATGGTGCGTTGGAACGCCCTGGCCATGGTCATGCGTACCAACCTGAAAGACTCGGACCTGGGCGGACACATCTCCAGCTTCGCCTCCAGCGCCACCCTGTACGACATCGGCTTCAACTACTTCTTCCAGGCTCCGACCGAAGAACATGGCGGCGACCTGATCTTCTTCCAGGGCCACGCTTCGCCAGGCGTCTACGCCCGCGCCTTCATGGAAGGCCGCATCAACGAAGAACAGATGAACAACTTCCGTCAGGAAGTGGACGGCAACGGCCTGTCTTCGTACCCGCACCCTTGGCTGATGCCTGACTTCTGGCAGTTCCCGACCGTATCGATGGGTCTGGGTCCGATCCAGGCCATCTATCAGGCACGTTTCATGAAGTACCTGGAAGCGCGCGGCTTCATCCCGGCCGGCAAGCAGAAGGTCTGGTGCTTCATGGGCGACGGCGAGTGCGACGAGCCGGAATCCCTGGGCGCAATCGCCCTGGCCGGCCGCGAGAAGCTGGACAACCTGATCTTCGTCATCAACTGCAACCTGCAGCGCCTCGACGGCCCGGTTCGCGGCAACGGCAAGATCATCCAGGAACTCGAAGGCGTGTTCCGTGGCGGTGGCTGGAACGTCAACAAGGTCGTCTGGGGCCGTTTCTGGGACCCACTGTTCGCCAAGGACACCAACGGTGCCCTGCAGCGTCGCATGGACGAAGTCATCGACGGCGAGTACCAGAACTACAAGGCCAAGGACGGCGCGTACGTCCGTGAGCACTTCTTCAACACCCCAGAGCTCAAGGCCATGGTCGAAGACCTGTCCGACGATGAGATCTGGAAGCTCAACCGTGGCGGCCACGACCCGTACAAGGTCTACGCGGCGTACCACCAGGCGGTCAACCACAAGGACCAGCCTACCGTCATCCTGGCCAAGACCATCAAGGGTTACGGTACCGGTGCCGGCGAAGCCAAGAACACCGCGCACAACACCAAGAAGGTCGACGTCGACAGCCTGCGCCACTTCCGTGACCGCTTCGACATCCCGGTCAAGGATGCCGACCTGGAGAACCTGCCGTTCTTCAAACCGGAAGAAGGTTCTGCCGAAGCCAAGTACCTGGCCGAGCGCCGTGCTGCCCTGGGCGGTTTCGTGCCACAGCGCCGTGCCAAGAGCTTCAGCGTGCCGACCCCGCCACTGGAAACGCTGAAAGCGATCCTGGACGGCTCGGGCGACCGCGAAATCTCCACCACCATGGCTTTCGTGCGTATTCTGGCGCAGCTGGTCAAGGACAAGGAAATCGGCCAGCGCATCGTCCCGATCATCCCGGACGAAGCCCGTACCTTCGGTATGGAAGGCATGTTCCGCCAGCTGGGCATCTACTCGTCGGTCGGCCAGCTCTACGAGCCGGTCGATAAAGACCAGGTGATGTTCTACCGCGAAGACAAGAAGGGCCAGATTCTCGAGGAAGGCATCAACGAAGCCGGCGCCATGTCGTCGTTCATCGCTGCCGGTACCTCGTACAGCTGCCACAACCAGCCGATGCTGCCGTTCTACATCTTCTACTCGATGTTCGGCTTCCAGCGCATTGGCGACCTGGCCTGGGCCGCTGGCGACAGCCGCACCCGTGGCTTCCTGATCGGCGGCACCGCCGGCCGTACCACCCTCAACGGTGAAGGCCTGCAGCACGAAGACGGTCACAGCCACATGATGGCGGGCACCATCCCGAACTGCCGCACCTACGATCCGACCTACGGCTACGAGCTGGCGGTGATCATCCAGGACGGCATGAAGAAGATGACCGAAGAGCAACAGGACATCTTCTACTACATCACCGTGATGAACGAGTCCTACCAGCAGCCAGCCATGCCGGCCGGTGTCGAGGAAGGCATCATCAAGGGCATGTACCTGCTGGAAGAAGACACTCGCGAAGCCGCGCACCACGTACAGCTGATGGGCTCCGGCACCATCCTGCGCGAAGTCCGCGAAGCGGCGAAGATCCTGCGTGACGAGTTCAACATCGGTGCCGACGTGTGGAGCGTGACCAGCTTCAACGAACTGCGTCGCGACGGCCTGGCAGTGGAACGCGCCAACCGCCTGAAGCCTGGCCAGAAGCCACAGCAGACCTACGTCGAGCAGTGCCTGAACGGCCGCAAAGGCCCGGTCATCGCCTCCACCGACTACATGAAGCTGTTCGCCGAGCAGATCCGCCAGTGGGTGCCGAGCAAAGAGTTCAAGGTCCTGGGTACCGACGGTTACGGTCGCAGCGACAGCCGCAAGAAGCTGCGTCACTTCTTCGAAGTCGACCGCCACTTCGTGGTGCTGGCTGCGCTGGAAGCCCTGGCTGACCGCGGCGAGATCGAACCCAAGGTTGTGGCTGACGCCATCGTCAAGTTCGGCATCGACCCGGACAAGCGCAACCCACTGGACTGCTGA
- a CDS encoding ATP-dependent zinc protease family protein — translation MKYLFAMLSLLALPVMAAEPTLYGRYENIALPELGETLKAKMDTGAFTASLSAKDIELFTRDGDEWVRFRLATKDSDGKVYEHKVSRISKIKGRADEEEEGDGPEISKRPVVDLELCLGDVKRTVEVNLVDRSSFNYPLLVGSKALREFKAAVNPAKKFTAGKPDC, via the coding sequence GTGAAATATCTGTTTGCCATGTTGTCGCTGTTGGCCCTGCCAGTAATGGCTGCCGAGCCAACCCTTTACGGTCGTTACGAAAACATTGCCCTGCCCGAGCTGGGCGAAACCCTTAAAGCCAAGATGGACACCGGTGCCTTCACCGCGTCGCTGTCGGCCAAGGACATCGAACTGTTCACCCGCGATGGCGACGAGTGGGTGCGTTTCCGCCTGGCGACCAAGGACTCGGACGGCAAGGTGTACGAGCACAAGGTCTCGCGCATCAGCAAGATCAAGGGGCGCGCCGACGAGGAAGAGGAAGGCGATGGGCCGGAAATCTCCAAGCGCCCGGTGGTGGACCTGGAGCTGTGCCTGGGTGATGTGAAGCGCACCGTGGAAGTGAACCTGGTGGACCGCAGCAGCTTCAATTACCCGCTGCTGGTGGGCTCCAAGGCGCTGCGCGAATTCAAGGCGGCGGTCAACCCGGCGAAGAAGTTCACCGCCGGCAAGCCTGACTGCTGA
- a CDS encoding glutathione S-transferase, translated as MSTMTLFHAPLSPFVRKVMVVLHETGQLERVRLQPVNISPVSGDPQLNLDNPIGKIPALRLDDGTVLHDSRVICEYLDLQHVGPPLLPREGSARWRRMTLASQADAIMDAAVSSRYESFLRPEDKRWDGWLQAQGEKIRRSLANLEQEHLAELASGFDLAAIGVACALGYLDLRQPGFGWRERQPGLAAWYAEVAKRPSMVATAPTA; from the coding sequence GTGAGTACGATGACCCTGTTCCATGCACCGCTGTCGCCTTTCGTGCGCAAGGTCATGGTGGTGTTGCACGAAACCGGCCAGCTGGAGCGAGTAAGGCTGCAGCCGGTAAACATCAGCCCGGTGAGCGGCGACCCGCAGCTGAACCTGGACAACCCGATCGGCAAGATCCCCGCCCTGCGCCTGGACGATGGCACCGTGTTGCACGACAGCCGGGTCATCTGTGAATACCTCGACCTGCAGCACGTCGGCCCGCCGCTGCTACCGCGCGAGGGTTCAGCCCGCTGGCGGCGCATGACCTTGGCCTCGCAGGCCGATGCGATCATGGATGCGGCAGTGTCGAGCCGCTATGAAAGCTTCCTGCGGCCTGAGGACAAGCGCTGGGACGGTTGGCTGCAGGCCCAGGGCGAGAAGATCCGCCGTAGCCTGGCTAACCTTGAGCAGGAGCATCTGGCCGAGTTGGCCAGCGGCTTCGATCTCGCGGCGATTGGTGTGGCTTGCGCGCTGGGGTACCTGGATCTGCGTCAGCCCGGGTTTGGCTGGCGCGAGCGCCAGCCTGGCCTGGCGGCGTGGTATGCCGAGGTGGCCAAGCGGCCATCGATGGTCGCTACAGCCCCGACAGCCTGA
- a CDS encoding acyltransferase: protein MRRLLTGILTTTLLLLNTLVLIGPLLVFALLKLVLPGRGRDYASWAVMWVAETWSEIDKAIFALCIPTQWDIRGVENLRRDTSYLAVSNHQTWVDIPALIESLNRRTPFFKFFLKKELIWVPLLGLAWWGLDYPFMKRYSKAFLEKHPELKGKDLEITKAACELFKRQPVTVVNYLEGTRFSEAKRQAQQSPYQHLLKPKAGGVAFVLAALGEQLDALLDVTIVYPGNQAPGFWALLNGSISRVIIDIRVRELDPALWAGDYENDVEFRQTVQAWVNRLWIEKDQRIEQLRREMS, encoded by the coding sequence ATGCGTCGCCTGCTGACCGGCATCCTCACCACCACCCTGCTGCTGCTCAACACCTTGGTGCTGATCGGCCCACTGCTGGTCTTCGCCCTGCTCAAGCTGGTGCTGCCAGGCCGCGGGCGTGACTATGCCTCGTGGGCGGTAATGTGGGTGGCTGAAACCTGGTCGGAGATCGACAAAGCCATTTTCGCCCTGTGCATTCCTACGCAGTGGGACATACGTGGTGTCGAGAACCTGCGCAGGGACACTTCCTACCTGGCCGTCAGCAACCACCAGACCTGGGTAGACATCCCGGCGCTGATCGAAAGCCTCAATCGCCGCACACCATTCTTCAAGTTCTTCCTCAAGAAGGAGCTGATCTGGGTACCGCTGCTGGGCTTGGCCTGGTGGGGCCTGGACTACCCGTTCATGAAGCGCTACAGCAAGGCGTTTCTGGAAAAGCACCCGGAACTCAAGGGCAAGGACCTGGAAATCACCAAGGCGGCCTGCGAACTGTTCAAGCGTCAGCCGGTGACCGTGGTCAACTACCTCGAAGGCACGCGCTTCAGCGAAGCCAAGCGCCAGGCCCAGCAATCGCCCTACCAGCACCTGCTCAAGCCCAAGGCGGGCGGCGTGGCATTCGTGCTGGCGGCACTGGGCGAACAGCTCGACGCCCTGCTCGACGTCACCATCGTCTACCCCGGCAACCAGGCGCCAGGGTTCTGGGCATTGCTCAATGGCAGCATCAGCCGGGTGATCATCGACATTCGCGTGCGCGAACTGGACCCGGCGCTGTGGGCTGGCGACTACGAGAACGATGTTGAATTCCGCCAGACCGTGCAGGCCTGGGTGAACCGGTTGTGGATAGAGAAGGACCAGCGGATCGAGCAGTTGCGTCGGGAAATGAGCTGA
- a CDS encoding putative bifunctional diguanylate cyclase/phosphodiesterase, translating into MKSQPDAASRVAAEVVTQLPVPSRLGMLRFERLNEATWAMLYLDPACERQFGLHASDLCALIDAPYASLMEPEVRYRLHDDIQLQLAQRGYYRVRYILHTPTASLRLLEVGETYKQHNRQLVRGYLSVLDDQPEESGDAGSSDLESRNNRLQLALQLNQRAQQEQLEHLERVRGQQDLILRLARQRYSGGNSLLEAAQLITQSACEIYKVDCASIWHLDGQQLQPITAWYRDTQEHRQPEAIDASRFPDYLDALHASRAIDAHNAGHDPRTRALAQSLRPANKAMLDASIRVDGQVVGVLCLEQTGQPRAWQSDEIAFAGELADQFAQVITNHNRRTAASALHLFQRAVEQSASAFLLVNRDGVVEYVNPSFTAITQYSTEEVQGHHLGELPALENLSELLFDSPSSLAMGNSWQGEFRSRRKNLEPYWGQLSISKVYGDNRELTHYIGIYEDITQTKLAQQRIERLAYTDNLTNLGNRPAFIRSLDECFARDGENSMCLLLVDIDNFKRINDSLGHQTGDKLLISLARRLRNSLHTGGILARFASNEFAVLLDDTRLEDGQGVAMQLLRTLDKPMFVDNQLINVTASVGLAYAPLHGADPASLMKNAGLALHKAKANGKHQVQVFTEVLNAEASYKLFVENNLRRALTQNELEVFYQPKLCLRSGRLLGLEALLRWNHPERGMIRPDQFISVAEETGLIIPIGKWVVRQSCRMSQQLREAGMGNLHVAINLSPKQFSDPDLVASISSILKEEALPPHLLELELTEGLLLEATEDTHRQLDELKALGLTLAMDDFGTGYSSLSYLKKFPIDILKIDRSFINEIPDNQDDMEITSAVVAMAHNLKLKVVAEGIETPEQLAFLRRHRCDVGQGYLFDRPIPGRELAERLKRYPRGPLA; encoded by the coding sequence ATGAAAAGCCAACCCGATGCCGCCAGCCGTGTGGCGGCCGAGGTCGTCACGCAGTTACCCGTGCCCTCGCGGCTCGGCATGCTGCGTTTCGAAAGGCTTAACGAAGCCACTTGGGCCATGCTCTACCTGGATCCGGCCTGCGAACGCCAGTTCGGCCTGCACGCTAGCGACCTGTGCGCGCTGATCGATGCCCCATACGCCAGCCTGATGGAGCCCGAGGTCCGCTACCGGCTGCATGACGACATCCAGTTGCAACTGGCCCAGCGTGGCTACTATCGCGTGCGCTACATCTTGCACACGCCCACGGCATCGCTACGCCTGCTGGAAGTGGGTGAAACCTACAAGCAGCACAATCGCCAGCTGGTGCGCGGTTACCTCAGCGTGCTCGACGACCAGCCAGAAGAGAGTGGCGATGCCGGTTCCAGCGATCTGGAATCGCGCAACAACCGCCTGCAACTGGCCTTGCAGCTGAACCAGCGTGCGCAGCAGGAACAGCTCGAACACCTGGAGCGGGTACGTGGCCAGCAGGACCTGATCCTGCGCCTGGCCCGCCAGCGCTACAGCGGCGGCAACTCGCTGCTGGAAGCTGCGCAACTGATCACCCAGAGCGCCTGTGAAATCTACAAGGTCGACTGTGCCAGCATCTGGCATCTGGACGGCCAGCAACTGCAGCCGATAACTGCCTGGTACCGGGACACGCAAGAGCACCGCCAGCCCGAAGCCATCGATGCCAGCCGCTTCCCCGACTACCTTGACGCGCTGCATGCCAGCCGCGCCATCGACGCCCATAATGCCGGCCACGACCCGCGCACCCGCGCGCTGGCGCAAAGCCTGCGCCCGGCAAACAAGGCCATGCTCGATGCCAGCATTCGCGTCGATGGCCAGGTAGTCGGCGTGCTGTGCCTGGAGCAGACCGGCCAGCCGCGGGCCTGGCAGTCGGACGAAATCGCCTTTGCCGGCGAGCTGGCCGACCAGTTCGCCCAAGTCATCACCAATCACAACCGACGCACCGCGGCCAGTGCCCTGCACCTGTTCCAGCGAGCGGTCGAACAGAGCGCCAGCGCCTTCCTGCTGGTCAACCGCGATGGCGTGGTGGAGTACGTCAACCCCAGCTTCACTGCCATTACCCAGTACAGCACCGAGGAAGTCCAGGGTCACCATCTGGGTGAGCTGCCGGCCCTGGAAAACCTGAGCGAACTGTTGTTCGATTCGCCGTCGAGCCTGGCCATGGGCAACAGCTGGCAGGGCGAGTTCAGAAGCCGGCGCAAGAACCTGGAGCCCTACTGGGGCCAGTTGTCGATCTCCAAGGTATACGGCGACAACCGTGAGCTGACCCACTACATCGGCATCTACGAAGACATCACCCAGACCAAGCTGGCCCAGCAGCGCATCGAACGGCTGGCCTACACCGACAACCTGACCAACCTGGGCAACCGCCCGGCGTTCATCCGCAGCCTCGACGAGTGTTTCGCCCGTGATGGCGAAAACTCCATGTGCCTGCTGCTGGTGGACATCGACAATTTCAAGCGTATCAATGACAGCCTGGGCCACCAGACCGGCGACAAGCTGTTGATCAGCCTGGCCCGGCGCCTGCGCAACAGCCTGCACACCGGCGGCATCCTGGCGCGCTTCGCCAGTAACGAGTTCGCCGTACTGCTCGACGACACCCGTCTCGAAGATGGCCAGGGCGTCGCCATGCAATTGCTGCGGACCCTCGACAAACCGATGTTCGTCGACAACCAGCTGATCAACGTCACCGCTTCGGTAGGCCTTGCCTACGCGCCATTGCACGGTGCAGACCCCGCCAGCCTGATGAAGAACGCCGGCCTGGCGCTGCACAAGGCCAAGGCCAACGGTAAGCACCAGGTGCAGGTGTTTACCGAAGTACTCAATGCCGAAGCCAGCTACAAGCTGTTCGTCGAGAACAACCTGCGCCGCGCCCTGACCCAGAACGAACTGGAGGTGTTCTACCAGCCCAAGCTGTGCCTGCGCAGCGGCCGCCTGCTGGGCCTGGAAGCGCTGCTGCGCTGGAACCACCCCGAACGCGGCATGATCCGCCCGGACCAGTTCATCAGCGTGGCCGAGGAAACCGGCCTGATCATCCCCATCGGCAAATGGGTGGTGCGCCAGTCGTGCCGCATGAGCCAGCAGCTGCGCGAAGCCGGCATGGGTAACCTGCATGTGGCCATCAACCTGTCACCCAAACAGTTCTCCGACCCGGACCTGGTGGCCTCGATCAGCAGTATCCTCAAGGAGGAAGCCCTGCCCCCGCACCTGCTCGAGCTGGAACTGACTGAAGGACTGCTGCTGGAGGCCACCGAAGACACCCACCGCCAGCTGGACGAGTTGAAGGCCTTGGGCCTGACCCTGGCCATGGACGACTTTGGTACCGGCTATTCGTCGCTGAGCTACCTGAAGAAATTCCCCATCGACATCCTCAAGATCGACCGCAGCTTCATCAATGAGATACCGGACAACCAGGATGACATGGAGATTACTTCGGCGGTGGTGGCCATGGCCCATAACCTCAAGCTGAAGGTGGTGGCCGAGGGTATCGAGACGCCGGAGCAACTGGCGTTCCTGCGCCGGCACCGCTGCGACGTTGGCCAGGGTTACCTGTTCGACCGGCCGATCCCGGGGCGCGAGCTGGCCGAACGGCTGAAGCGCTATCCGCGTGGCCCACTGGCCTGA